ATAAATAAATAGTTTTTGCAGTGTTACTCTGTCTATTTCTAACCCTTCAGTTTCTATCAGCTCATAATCTCTAGCAGAAAGATCTTCCCATATCGCAGAAATCTCTTTATTCCCATACAACTCTTGTTTTACAACATTTTTCCCCATTAAAAAATTTGTCACTTTATCTTTATGTCCTGATATTATGTGTCCTTTTTCTAAAAAATCTTCCACAGAGGATTGAACAGCTAATGATCCTTCTTTTAATATGATTACATTTTCTATAACATGGGACACTTCCTCAACTAAATGTGTTGATAAGATGATTGTTCGTGGATATTCACCATAATCTTCCAATAGCAATTCGTAAAACAACTCTCGATGTGCTGCATCTAAACCGGTAGTCGGCTCATCAAAAATAGTAATTGGTGCTCTACTAGCTAAACCTTTAATAATACCAACAATTGTTTGCATACCATGGGATAAATCATAATATTTTTCTTTTGCACTCAATTGAAATTTTTTAATAAGTTCCTCAGCATATTCTTGATCCCAATTTTCATAAAACATGTTACACAAATAAAAAACATCTTTTACCTTACTACTTAAATTAATGTTTTCTTTCACCTTTACGAAACAAATATTTTGCATCGCTTTACTATTTTCAAATACATTTTCGCCAAATACAGCTACACTTCCACTACTTGAAATAATTTGACCAGCAAGAAGGTTTAATAATGTTGTTTTCCCCGCTCCGTTTCTTCCAAGCAAACCATATATTTTATGTTCTTCCAATGAAATTGTTACTTCATTTACAGCTAGTTTCTTTTTATATTTTTTTGTTAAATCTTTCGTTTCAAGTGCAAACATTACTCTTTCCCCTCCTTCGTAATTTTGTGTATCATGTCCATCAATTCGTCTTTTGATATTTCTAGTACTTTTGCTTCTTCCCACACTTTAGGTAAATACTCGGTCATAAAAGTATTTTGTCTTTTTTTTAGTACGACTTCTTTTGCTCCCTTTGTAACAAACATCCCGATCCCTCTCTTTTTATATAAAATCCCCTCATCTACTAGTAGATTTACTCCTTTTGCAGCTGTAGCCGGGTTAATTTGTAACATCTTCGCAAATTGATTTGTCGAAGGAACTTGTTCTTCTTCAAGTAATATGTCTTTTAAAATATCAGATTCAATTGTTTCTGCAATTTGTATGTATATTAACTTATTTTGTTCTAGAGTAGGTTTCACGATTTCACCACCTTAGGTTCATAGGTTCATTACTTATGTAACTAACCATATCACATCACTTTATTTTTTACCATAATTTTCATAAAAAAAGAAAATCATTCGATAATGAATGACCCTCTTCTGAAAATTTCCGTATTTTCAATCTTCGTTCTTAAATCTTTTTCATTGATACCATTTTGACAAAAGTTAAACCTCTCTCGCTTTAAAGATTTCGTTCGGTCTACTACTTGCCCCAAATGATAACTTGTGTGCTCGACTAAGTGTAATAAGCTATGCAAATCAATATCGGTTCTTCCTTTACATGCTTTTATATACCTGTTTCCCCATTCACGAAATACTTTTTCTACAATTTCCAGCAGCATTTCAAAATTTAATGCCTTCTTTGGAAAGTACTCTTCAATCCCCTTTTCAAAATTCACATTTGGATTCGAGTAACGAATCGTATTTCTTTTTACATGTTCGCAGATATGTAATACTATACCTCCAATTGAATTAGCCTCACCTTCTCTTTTCCACAAGTCTTCCGCATTTAAACACTTTATTACTTGTGTTAGCTTTGGTAAATAATGATCATACATTCTGAAATAAGAAATTTTATAAACAAGCTCCATCTTTCCCCCACCGTCTCACTTAGTTTCCTGTATAGGATGTTCATCAAAGAATTGTTTCCGGAAATCTTTATTATTAACAAGCGCTACTATTTTTTCTAAATTACCATAAAAGAAGTTCATTATGATTCCCTTATTCCATATTTGATCACCTTTCGGAAAATCATTAAATTCTTTATACAGTATGGGTAAGAGTTCTTCTCTTTTCAGTGTAAAATTCTTAGTTTCCAACTGAAACTCATACCCTTTCGCATTTGGTACTAAAATTGCAAGATAAATAGCATTAAAGAGAAAGTTCTTTTTCATCGTATCCTTTTCGTCAAACCAATACGTCTCAATCATATCTTCTGTTAATTTATCGTTCTTTTTTTCACCGTATTTCACTGCGACTTTCTCATTTTTCAAGCTTATACTTTGAACTGTTTCACCACCAGGTAAACTTTTAACAATTGCAGACACATCAGAATTATTTCCAACGTACGTCCACGTATATTTCTTAAAATCCGCTGGTCCAATATCTGATATTTCTTTTATTCTCCCTCCGTTAGAACAAGCAGTAACAAATAAAAAAATTGTTAGCATAACACCCGCTATTTTATTCATATAGTTCATTAGACACCCCCATTTTCTATATATAATTCGAGTAATACAATATATCCATTAAAAACCCTTCAAAATATACGCATTTTAATCAAAATTAAAAATTTTCACTTTTTATGTTTACAATTATCCATTAATTGTATATACTTACTAACGTAAGAAAAATATTCTAAAAGGAGGTCGAAGGAAATGATGAAATTACAATTACATGCTTTAACTTTAGCGTTAACTGCACCTGTGTTTTTCGGACAATTGAATATGAATTCGACCACCCTAATGGAGAATTGAAAATCGTACTTTATTTCTATTAATTCATAAATTCGCCACAGGAGGTCGTATACTTTCCTGTGGCTTTTTCACGCCTAGCCATAGGAGAACTATATCTTCCTGTGGCTTTTTTGTGCGATTTTTTAGTCTCTTACATTATTTTTTTAAGAAAGGAGCAACATTCGATGACTATTAACGTATTGTTTTTAAGTATTACGATTCAAAGAAACACACTTTCAAAGGCTGAAATGCTTCATAATGAACAAATTGAAAAAGCAATGGATCGTGTTAAGGAGCGCCAAGCACATTATTGCGATCACTTGTAATTCCTTTTCGAAAGGAGGAATTCGCTTATGACTTTTCATATTTTCTTTTTTACGACTGCACTTCAGAAAAAAACTTTATCTGAAGCTGAAATCTTTCATAAACAACAATTAAAACAAACTATGGATAAAATAACGGACATTAAAAGTTCGTATTATACACAAATGTATTAAAAATACTTTTTAAAGGGGCAATATCCTAATGAAATTTAAAGCTTTCTTTTTAACGATTACCATTCAAAAGCGTAAATCTTCAAAAACTGAAATCTTACGTGAACAACATATCAAAAACATTATGGACGAAGTGAAAGAGCGCCAGTCCTCTTATTACAATCGTCTTTACTAAATAAATGATAAAGGGGCAATATCCTAATGAAATTTAAAGCTTTCTTTTTAACGATTACCATTCAAAAACGTAAACCTTCAAAAGCTGAGATCCTACGTGAACAACAAATTAAGAATATTATGGATGATGTGAAAGAGCGCCAGTCCTCTTATTACAATCGTCTTTACTAAATAAATGATAAAGGGGCAATATCCTAATGAAATTTAAAGCTTTCTTTTTAACGATTACCATTCAAAAACGTAAACCTTCAAAAGTTGAAATCTTACGTGAACAACAAATTAAAAATATTATGGATGATGTGAAAGAGCGCCAGTCCTCTTATTACAATCGTCTTTACTAAATAAATGATAAAGGGGCAATAAGCCAATGAAATTCAAAGTATTCTATTTAACGATTACCATTCAAAAAAATAAATTTTCTAAGTCTGATATGCTTCATGAACAACAAATTAAACAGGCTATGGACAACGTAAAAGAACGACAAAGTCATTACTGTAGTCACCTGTAATCCCGATTTGAAAGGAGGAATTCATGTATGAAGTTTCACCTTTTCTTTTTAACCATTACGATTCAAAAAGAAACTATCACTGAAAATGAAATTAAACAAGAGCAACAGTATAAAAAGATTATAGATGAAATTCGTGATCGTAGAAGCAAGTACTACACTCACCTATAATTATTTGAAATTATATTAGAAACGAAAGGAGTCGATTATGATGTTAATAACGCGGTGTAAAGAAATGATTTGGATAGTTCAGAGGGATTCCACGTAGTTTAACAGGAATACTTTATACATGCGTTGTAGTTAATTTGATGTGTAAAAAATATATAATAATACGCCTTTCATACACTCTAAAAATTTGAAAAGATACACCACTTTTTCAGCGGTGTATCTTCCCTAATTTTTTCTATTTCCGATTACTTCGTTTCGTTTTAAACAATCTCACTAGGTTCGAAACAACTGTTTTCGTTACCGCATAAACAGGCACCGCTAAAATCATTCCGATAATTCCAGCAAAGTTACCTACTCCTAAAATAAGGATAATAATCGTTAACGGATGAATGTTTAATTTCGAGCTCATAATACGTGGAGATATAATGTTACTTTCAAACTGCTGTACAATTGTTACAATAATAATTACGTACAGAGCTTGCATCGGAGATACGAATAGACCGACAATAACAGCTGGTGCTGCTCCGATAAAAGGACCTAAGTTCGGAATTATATTTGTAAGTGCTGCGATGATCCCTAAAACGAAAGCGTACGGTAAACCGATGATTAAATAACCAGTAAATGTAAAGGCGCCAATAAACATACAAACGAGTGCTTGACCTTGAATATATGCAGATAATGTTTCGTTCGTTTCCTTTATGATACGAAGTCCTTCTTCACGGTAAGACTCTGGTAATACACTAACGGCCTTACCTGGAAATGCATGTCCATCTTTAAACATATAAAATAAAATGAACGGTACTGTAAAAATAACTAATGCTACGTTCGTGATAATACCAAATAAAGCCGTTGCACTCGACGTAAGTGTGTTTGGTATTTCCTTTAAGTATTCAATTGCATTTTTCTCAATTGTCTCAATGGAAACGTAGTTTTGTGTAGATAGCCATTCAAATAATCTATGATGGGATAGATCTTGTATGTATACTTTTCCCTCTTTTATATAAGTCGGCATGTTTTTCACTAAATCCATTAGCTGTTGTGAGATTGTTGGAACAACTACTCCAATAGCAACTCCAGTTAATGTAATGATAAAAAGATACAGTAGTAAAATCGCTAAACCTCTCGGTACTTTTTTATTCTCCAAAAAGACTAACAATGGGTTAAAAATGAAGTATAAAAATAACGCGATTAAAATTGGGAAAAATAATGTTGATATGAAGATACCAATCGGTTGAAATAGAAACGATATTTTTGTGCAAATAAATATAATTCCTACAACCATCAGCACTTCTAATGTCCAAAAGTGCACTTTCGATTTCAAAAAAACATCCTCCTTTAAACTAGCACTTCTTTTCATTGTACCAAAATAAACATGAATTTTACATAATATTTTCCTTTACAATATTCCAAAATACCTTTAAATACACTACAATGAGATTGCATACAAATTTGTAGGTAAAGGTGATAAATATGACCCAATGCATCATTTGCAGAAAAGATACGAAAGAACTTAGTGAACAATATGTCATACCAGAGATATTATGTGGATATTATTTCACAAACTCCATTTGTGATTCCTGTCATGAACACATGACAACAAATATTGACCGTCCTTTAATTAGACATAAATTAAGTCAATATAAGATTGAGCAAATGAAAAAACAAATCGACTCCCCTCTCTATACGAATGAACATGGTGAGGAGCTGGCGGCCGCTGAAACGGATGTAGTCGAAGTAAGTGATGAAATACTTTATTCCAATGCATTAATTATGAAACTATGTAAAAAGCACGATATTTCATTACATAATGAAATTTGGAAAGAAGAGCGCGTAACAAAAGTAGCTAGTTCTATTCAACGTGAATTGCTTTTAGATAACCGTAAATATAAAATGAGTGTATTAAAAATGGCTTATACTTTTGCTGTACAAACAATTGATGGCTACTTTGACGATCCAGATGCGATTGATATTTCTACCATTCTATTAAATGCCGATTTCATGGAATTAAAGGAAAAGAGTATCGTTCGTGACTTAAGCAAAAGTTCTTTATGGAATACATTAAATACCACGAGTGAAAACCATTACTTTATTTTACTTAGTGATAAAGACGGGCTGTTCTGCTTCATTCGCCTATTTGATATTTTTGACGTTGTTGTTCATTTATCAGAAAAAAGGTACGATCTTCCATCACCAATTGTCGGCGTAAATAATG
This genomic interval from Bacillus cereus contains the following:
- a CDS encoding ABC transporter ATP-binding protein, which produces MFALETKDLTKKYKKKLAVNEVTISLEEHKIYGLLGRNGAGKTTLLNLLAGQIISSSGSVAVFGENVFENSKAMQNICFVKVKENINLSSKVKDVFYLCNMFYENWDQEYAEELIKKFQLSAKEKYYDLSHGMQTIVGIIKGLASRAPITIFDEPTTGLDAAHRELFYELLLEDYGEYPRTIILSTHLVEEVSHVIENVIILKEGSLAVQSSVEDFLEKGHIISGHKDKVTNFLMGKNVVKQELYGNKEISAIWEDLSARDYELIETEGLEIDRVTLQKLFIYLTDNEVK
- a CDS encoding GntR family transcriptional regulator, whose protein sequence is MKPTLEQNKLIYIQIAETIESDILKDILLEEEQVPSTNQFAKMLQINPATAAKGVNLLVDEGILYKKRGIGMFVTKGAKEVVLKKRQNTFMTEYLPKVWEEAKVLEISKDELMDMIHKITKEGKE
- a CDS encoding DinB family protein — its product is MELVYKISYFRMYDHYLPKLTQVIKCLNAEDLWKREGEANSIGGIVLHICEHVKRNTIRYSNPNVNFEKGIEEYFPKKALNFEMLLEIVEKVFREWGNRYIKACKGRTDIDLHSLLHLVEHTSYHLGQVVDRTKSLKRERFNFCQNGINEKDLRTKIENTEIFRRGSFIIE
- a CDS encoding DUF4825 domain-containing protein translates to MNYMNKIAGVMLTIFLFVTACSNGGRIKEISDIGPADFKKYTWTYVGNNSDVSAIVKSLPGGETVQSISLKNEKVAVKYGEKKNDKLTEDMIETYWFDEKDTMKKNFLFNAIYLAILVPNAKGYEFQLETKNFTLKREELLPILYKEFNDFPKGDQIWNKGIIMNFFYGNLEKIVALVNNKDFRKQFFDEHPIQETK
- a CDS encoding YrzI family small protein; translated protein: MTINVLFLSITIQRNTLSKAEMLHNEQIEKAMDRVKERQAHYCDHL
- a CDS encoding YrzI family small protein, whose translation is MTFHIFFFTTALQKKTLSEAEIFHKQQLKQTMDKITDIKSSYYTQMY
- a CDS encoding YrzI family small protein, coding for MKFKAFFLTITIQKRKSSKTEILREQHIKNIMDEVKERQSSYYNRLY
- a CDS encoding YrzI family small protein translates to MKFKAFFLTITIQKRKPSKAEILREQQIKNIMDDVKERQSSYYNRLY
- a CDS encoding YrzI family small protein; this encodes MKFKAFFLTITIQKRKPSKVEILREQQIKNIMDDVKERQSSYYNRLY
- a CDS encoding YrzI family small protein, whose protein sequence is MKFKVFYLTITIQKNKFSKSDMLHEQQIKQAMDNVKERQSHYCSHL
- a CDS encoding YrzI family small protein, translated to MKFHLFFLTITIQKETITENEIKQEQQYKKIIDEIRDRRSKYYTHL
- a CDS encoding AI-2E family transporter, whose protein sequence is MKSKVHFWTLEVLMVVGIIFICTKISFLFQPIGIFISTLFFPILIALFLYFIFNPLLVFLENKKVPRGLAILLLYLFIITLTGVAIGVVVPTISQQLMDLVKNMPTYIKEGKVYIQDLSHHRLFEWLSTQNYVSIETIEKNAIEYLKEIPNTLTSSATALFGIITNVALVIFTVPFILFYMFKDGHAFPGKAVSVLPESYREEGLRIIKETNETLSAYIQGQALVCMFIGAFTFTGYLIIGLPYAFVLGIIAALTNIIPNLGPFIGAAPAVIVGLFVSPMQALYVIIIVTIVQQFESNIISPRIMSSKLNIHPLTIIILILGVGNFAGIIGMILAVPVYAVTKTVVSNLVRLFKTKRSNRK
- a CDS encoding HNH endonuclease, whose translation is MTQCIICRKDTKELSEQYVIPEILCGYYFTNSICDSCHEHMTTNIDRPLIRHKLSQYKIEQMKKQIDSPLYTNEHGEELAAAETDVVEVSDEILYSNALIMKLCKKHDISLHNEIWKEERVTKVASSIQRELLLDNRKYKMSVLKMAYTFAVQTIDGYFDDPDAIDISTILLNADFMELKEKSIVRDLSKSSLWNTLNTTSENHYFILLSDKDGLFCFIRLFDIFDVVVHLSEKRYDLPSPIVGVNNVDKKGFFVESLKQYMDGLFKETKPSI